The genomic region TCTAGAACAGCGAAAAGTCAAACTACAAGCGCAAGCGATGGTGCTGCAAGCCAAGCAAGAATATGCTCAAACCCTCAACGCACATCAACGGCATCAAGAAGATTTACAGCAGCAACTGAATCGTTTGATCCAACCCGTAGATGATTTTCTCTTTAGCCAGCAAGTTGATTCTGCCGCATTGGAACAAATGCCTTTAGATCAACTGCAACAAGTGCTACAAGATTTGCGGCGAGATTGGGAGAATGCTTGTCGGTTCGTTCACGAGCAAGAAGAGGAACTAAGAGCCAATCAACAGGCAATTGACAAAATCAAGGGGCGCTTGAGCCGAGCTGCCAGCGACGGGGAACGGGCGAATATAGAAGCAGAACTAAAAGACGAACAAGACAGTTATGAATTTCTGCTGCAAACCTTGATGGGTCAACGCCAAAATTTACAAGATCGCAAAGAAACTTTACGACAACACCAAACTGTTTTGTGGAGACGGCAGGGAATTCCAGTTGGCAATCGAGAAGAAGACTATAAATTAGATTTAGATCCACTATTAAGTCAAATTCAGTCGCAAAAACAACAGCAATCCCTAATACTGCAACAGCTAGAAAAGGAAATCGAGCAGATGCGCTCTGGATTTGACTTAGAGCAAGGAATGCTCGACCAGCAGGTGCAGGAACAGGAAAGACAGTGGCAGGAATTCCAGACTTGGCAGCAAGAGTTGCTATCTTTGCGATCGCTTGCTGCCGATTGTAGCGGTAGGATAAATCTTTATGAAGAAATCCTCAGACCAATACAAGATAGTTTGGATGGACTGCGACAGAAATTACAAGGAGTGGCGGGCATACTGAGCGTAGAAGCTAGCGAACCACCACAAGCAGCGATCGCTCAAATTCGCGCCAAAATTACGAGAAACTCATAAAAAAAGTCAAAAGTCAGAAGTCAAAAGCCAAAAACTTAATGCTATATGCATTTTGTCTTGCGCCTTACTGGTGACTTATTTCTGCCATGCTGCACTATGTTAATTTATTTTAACCAAATCCAATCTTTATCTACTGTGGCGATCGCACCGCCAGGAAAAGGATCTGTTTGCGTTCCATTTGGAGCTGCAATCAAAGCTATGAGTTTTTCAATCTGCTCGAAGTTAGGGGAGCAACGTAAAGTTTGCTGCAAAATCTGCCGCATCACGCGCCGTTGTAGAGCGATGTGAGCTGTTTGTAAAATGCGGCGGTTGATTTTTATGAGGGAGTCGGGAGTTGGGAGTCGGGAGCCGGAGAATTTTAGATTTTGGATTTTGGATTTCGGATTGTTCCTCTGCCCCTCTGCCCCTCTGCCCCTCTGCTCCCTTGCTTCCTTGTCGCCCTGTCCCCTTGTTCCTTTGTCTTCCCAATCGACAGCAAGCTGTCGCAACTCATCGGCTGCTCGTTCGAGATATTCGACTTCTGCTTGTAAAAGCTCCGCAGTTTGAGCTAGGGTTAGCTCTACTTGAGAGTTGAAGTGGGTTTGGATGTAGGGCAACAATTCTTGTCGGATGCGGTTACGGGCATATTTAAGGTCTAGGTTAGTTGTATCTTCCCATACCTGAAGTTGCCGCTCTTGGCAAAATTGAGCGGTTTCAGTTCGCGTAACTTCTAACAGGGGACGCACTAGTAGGGGCGCATAGCTTTGTGTCCCTACATGAAGAGGGCGTTGCCAAGTTAGAGCTTGCAAGCCATCTGCACCACTGCCGCGAATTAAATTGTATAGTAAGGTTTCGGCGCGATCGCTGGCTGTGTGTCCCGTAGCGATAGAAGGGTAATTATGCGTTCGGGCGATCGCCGCTAGAGCTTGATAGCGCCATTGTCGTGCGGCTGCTTCATTGAGTAGAGGCTGCTCGACTGTATGACAATAAAATGGGACTTGCCAACGTTGAGCTAGTCGCGCCACAAAGTCAGCGTTAGCCTGAGAGTCAGAACGCCATCGGTGATCGCAGTGAGCGATGCCTAATTGCCATTCCCATTTGGGTTGCAAATCTAAAAGTAACTGAACGAGGCATAAGGAATCTTGCCCGCCAGATACAGCTATAAGCAATCGCTGATGCTTCTCTAAAAGATGACGCGATCGCAGGGTACGATGTAGGCGGGCGTGAAGCGGAGTCCAGTTAGCGCGACTCATCTTAGTTGATTTGTTGTCTGTCACTTAAAAAAACCAACCGTAAGAATGCAAACCTTTACCTAAAAGATTTACACCCAGATAGCAAACCCAAACGATAACAAAGCCAGTTGCAGCTAGAATGGCTGGGCGACGACCTTGCCAACCACGGGTAATACGGGCGTGAAGATAGGCAGCAAATACTAACCAAGCAATCAACGCCCATGTCTCTTTCGGGTCCCAGCTCCAGTAAGAGCCCCAAGCCTCGTTAGCCCAAACTGCACCAGCAATGATACCGATTGTCAGTAAGGGAAAGCCGAGTCCAATGGTGCGATAGCTGATGTTATCTAAAGTTTCGGCAAGGCTGAGGCGTTGGGGGGAGAGAGTTAAGGAGTCGGCAGTCGTAGAAGTGAGTTTGTCGGAGCTACCTTTAGACGACGAGCCAAAAATTTTGTCAAACCCGCCCGTACTGGAGTCAGGAGTAGAGGATGTCACAACATTGAGAACAGCAGTTTTACCGTTTCCATTAGTTTCTAGCATTAAAGGATTAGAAGCATCGGCAGCAACTGCTGGAGAGAGTTGAGTTAGATCGGTATTGCGCTGGAGGCGATAGCCGTTTTGTCGATAACCTCCAGTGCCAACAGAGCTACCATGTAATTCAATTTCCTTGCCACCAGAGACAACTAAAAAGGCGATCGCTAGCAGAGAACCCACAAGTAAAGCAGCATAACTCAGCATCATGACGCTAACATGCATCATTAACCAATTAGACTTGAGGGCAGGGACGAGGGGGGCAGAGGTTTGCATATCTGATGGTAAAGTCAAAGCTGCAAAAGCAGCGATACCCATAGCGACAGGAGCGGTGAAAACTCCGACCAGACGGCTACGGCTGCTACTTTCTGCGATCAGATGAACCGCAGTTACTCCCCAAGCAAGGAAAAATAGAGATTCATAAAGATTGCTAATCGGAAAATACCCAGCTTCCAGCCATCTTGCTCCTAATAGAGTCGCAATACATAAATTGGCGATCGCCATTCCCGCCGTACCCACAGTTGGGAGAAAGCGCAGCCCTGGAAAAGCCGCTCCGACCCAATAGACTAACATTGTCAGAAATAGGACGGCAAACGAGGCATTGTCCAGCCAATTCTGAAGTAAAACCAAATTCATAATCAGCGTTCTCCTATATTTTTTTGTCAAGCATCGAGAGTCTTATTTCGATCCTACTGGGGAACAGTTATCAGTTACCAGCGACCAGTTAATTCCGACTCCCGACTCCCGTACGGGCGGGTTTAACAAATAGATTGACAGCAAGGGCTGTAAATTTTGGTGAAAACCCGCCTCTACCGACTCCCAATCTTCTTCAGGGCAACAAAAACATCGTAGCGGATACTGCGATCGCTACTGATGGCGGAGGTAACACCGATGGAACGGGTAGCGTCGAAGAATATTTGTTGACCGGAAAACAGCTGCGGCAGTGGCAAGGCTTTGACTGTTGGTTCTACATCGAGAAAAAACTGACCGTTAGTTGCATTCAACGCTGAAGGAACTGTCTGTTGAAATTGTGCGGCACTCGCTAAAATACT from Chroococcidiopsis sp. SAG 2025 harbors:
- the tilS gene encoding tRNA lysidine(34) synthetase TilS, translating into MSRANWTPLHARLHRTLRSRHLLEKHQRLLIAVSGGQDSLCLVQLLLDLQPKWEWQLGIAHCDHRWRSDSQANADFVARLAQRWQVPFYCHTVEQPLLNEAAARQWRYQALAAIARTHNYPSIATGHTASDRAETLLYNLIRGSGADGLQALTWQRPLHVGTQSYAPLLVRPLLEVTRTETAQFCQERQLQVWEDTTNLDLKYARNRIRQELLPYIQTHFNSQVELTLAQTAELLQAEVEYLERAADELRQLAVDWEDKGTRGQGDKEAREQRGRGAEGQRNNPKSKIQNLKFSGSRLPTPDSLIKINRRILQTAHIALQRRVMRQILQQTLRCSPNFEQIEKLIALIAAPNGTQTDPFPGGAIATVDKDWIWLK
- the hmpF gene encoding pilus motility taxis protein HmpF; translation: MLYLAEVQKQKAFMGLKTEIKLLAFQRADQSWSSVQGEEIVAAEEANNLNAGALILADLNANRQVQRIQEAGRPLVSILSGFSRQIEKAKLQEEEIEQWKESLTFQRDEMSRRHEEMEIRLEELEHIEEEYRRLQSSQSAGLDETTVSQVEELLERLSQGLPPTTAVRQELTLVLELVENQQVTLIPHWQKLEQQKQAIDQQQLEVDSQTQRLQQGQQQWWETQKSLEQRKVKLQAQAMVLQAKQEYAQTLNAHQRHQEDLQQQLNRLIQPVDDFLFSQQVDSAALEQMPLDQLQQVLQDLRRDWENACRFVHEQEEELRANQQAIDKIKGRLSRAASDGERANIEAELKDEQDSYEFLLQTLMGQRQNLQDRKETLRQHQTVLWRRQGIPVGNREEDYKLDLDPLLSQIQSQKQQQSLILQQLEKEIEQMRSGFDLEQGMLDQQVQEQERQWQEFQTWQQELLSLRSLAADCSGRINLYEEILRPIQDSLDGLRQKLQGVAGILSVEASEPPQAAIAQIRAKITRNS
- the ccsB gene encoding c-type cytochrome biogenesis protein CcsB — encoded protein: MNLVLLQNWLDNASFAVLFLTMLVYWVGAAFPGLRFLPTVGTAGMAIANLCIATLLGARWLEAGYFPISNLYESLFFLAWGVTAVHLIAESSSRSRLVGVFTAPVAMGIAAFAALTLPSDMQTSAPLVPALKSNWLMMHVSVMMLSYAALLVGSLLAIAFLVVSGGKEIELHGSSVGTGGYRQNGYRLQRNTDLTQLSPAVAADASNPLMLETNGNGKTAVLNVVTSSTPDSSTGGFDKIFGSSSKGSSDKLTSTTADSLTLSPQRLSLAETLDNISYRTIGLGFPLLTIGIIAGAVWANEAWGSYWSWDPKETWALIAWLVFAAYLHARITRGWQGRRPAILAATGFVIVWVCYLGVNLLGKGLHSYGWFF